One genomic region from Arthrobacter sp. YN encodes:
- the hxlA gene encoding 3-hexulose-6-phosphate synthase encodes MKLQVALDLLTVEDALELAGKVAEHVDIIELGTPLIKAAGLSAVTAIKEAHPTKIVFADMKTMDAGELEADIAFNAGADLVSVLGTADDSTIAGAVKAAKAHNKGIVVDLIGVADKVSRAKEARALGAKFVEFHAGLDEQAQPGYNLRTLLNAGEEARVPFSVAGGVNAGTIAAVQLAGADVAVAGSAIYSAADPEVAAKELKAAIN; translated from the coding sequence ATGAAACTTCAGGTAGCACTGGATCTCCTCACCGTCGAGGACGCCCTTGAACTGGCCGGCAAAGTGGCCGAGCACGTGGACATCATCGAACTCGGCACGCCGCTGATCAAGGCCGCCGGTCTCTCCGCCGTCACCGCCATCAAGGAAGCCCACCCCACCAAAATCGTTTTCGCCGATATGAAGACCATGGATGCCGGCGAGCTCGAAGCCGACATCGCGTTCAACGCCGGAGCGGACCTGGTTTCCGTTCTGGGCACGGCCGACGACTCCACCATTGCCGGCGCGGTCAAGGCCGCAAAGGCCCACAACAAGGGCATCGTGGTGGACCTGATTGGTGTGGCGGACAAGGTTTCCCGCGCCAAGGAAGCCCGTGCGCTGGGCGCCAAGTTCGTCGAGTTCCACGCGGGCCTGGATGAGCAGGCGCAGCCCGGATACAACCTGCGCACCCTGCTTAACGCTGGCGAGGAAGCACGCGTCCCGTTCTCAGTGGCCGGCGGCGTGAACGCTGGAACCATCGCAGCAGTCCAGCTGGCAGGCGCCGACGTCGCCGTTGCAGGCAGCGCCATCTACAGCGCTGCAGATCCCGAAGTGGCAGCCAAGGAACTGAAGGCAGCCATCAACTAG
- the hxlB gene encoding 6-phospho-3-hexuloisomerase encodes MVGTTNAIDVRQLAVLAERIHRAERVFLAGAGRSGLVLRMAAMRLMHLGLTVHVAGDTTTPAIASGDLLVVASGSGTTSGVVKAAETAIAAGADVAAVTTNPGSPLAGLADALVIIPAAQKTDHGSSLSRQYSGSLFEQSLFLATEAVFQTLWENTDEPAEQLWLRHANLE; translated from the coding sequence ATGGTGGGCACCACCAACGCGATCGACGTCCGTCAGTTGGCAGTCCTCGCCGAAAGAATCCACAGGGCGGAACGGGTCTTCCTCGCCGGGGCAGGCCGCAGCGGGCTGGTTCTCCGCATGGCAGCCATGCGCCTCATGCATCTGGGCCTGACGGTCCACGTCGCTGGGGACACCACAACACCTGCCATCGCCTCCGGCGACCTCCTTGTGGTGGCCTCCGGCTCAGGGACCACCTCCGGCGTGGTCAAGGCAGCCGAAACAGCCATAGCCGCCGGCGCGGACGTCGCTGCGGTGACCACCAACCCGGGATCACCCCTGGCCGGCCTGGCCGATGCGTTGGTGATCATTCCCGCCGCCCAAAAGACCGATCATGGCTCCAGCCTTTCCCGCCAGTACTCCGGCAGCCTGTTCGAGCAATCCCTTTTCCTCGCCACCGAGGCAGTGTTCCAAACCCTCTGGGAGAACACCGACGAGCCTGCCGAGCAACTCTGGCTGCGCCACGCCAACCTCGAGTAG
- a CDS encoding helix-turn-helix transcriptional regulator, with protein MQNWDLLHSVSDLAAAPLNRIAESLRQATLPFLASSALVIFTEDCTGRPQKKAGDEGVVSRVSIAELDRLRSAMPGEDPWRTSAVIAGEEREVLALGYAPSQALLVLTDPSVTAVTAGLEGPAGSEALEEALRLLTYLWRLTARRIQEKVTDAPPSYLLESRAASAERIRVTAELVDQHSTTLETLLAALRSTSMNDAAARATVTDLAVKALVDLRTLSDRTSDLVEEPVVTAFERLREDLRPLMHFSNIDIQFIEPPANGRALPGEVAHAARAVVRGLVLAIAEQPDVRRVRAQWDCDGENLLINVRDDGLGALSPDSPSIARLQQRVQAVDGRMALEVMQGWGADISVVLPLDPPPAPGSDVAVWDLAPRELEVLQLLTAGQRNRSIAGALHISENTVKFHIRNLFRKLDVRSRAEAIALAHSAGLR; from the coding sequence ATGCAGAACTGGGACCTACTTCACTCCGTCAGCGACCTCGCTGCCGCGCCTCTGAACCGCATCGCAGAAAGCCTCCGTCAGGCCACGCTCCCGTTCCTGGCAAGCAGCGCCTTGGTCATCTTCACCGAGGACTGCACCGGCCGGCCCCAGAAAAAGGCGGGCGATGAAGGCGTCGTCAGCCGTGTTTCCATCGCAGAATTGGACCGGCTAAGGTCGGCGATGCCGGGGGAGGATCCGTGGCGGACTTCTGCGGTCATCGCCGGTGAGGAGCGGGAGGTACTCGCCCTGGGCTACGCGCCCAGCCAAGCGCTGCTGGTCTTGACAGACCCGTCCGTGACTGCCGTGACTGCGGGGCTGGAAGGACCGGCAGGATCGGAAGCACTAGAGGAGGCTCTCCGGCTTCTGACCTACCTTTGGCGATTAACTGCCCGACGCATCCAGGAGAAAGTAACCGACGCGCCGCCGTCGTACCTTTTGGAATCGCGGGCCGCATCCGCTGAGCGGATCCGTGTGACCGCCGAGTTGGTAGACCAGCACTCCACCACGCTCGAAACCCTGCTCGCGGCCCTGCGGTCGACGTCAATGAACGACGCCGCGGCGCGCGCCACCGTGACCGACCTCGCCGTCAAAGCCCTGGTGGATCTGCGAACCCTCAGCGACCGCACCAGCGACCTGGTGGAGGAACCGGTAGTGACGGCTTTCGAACGGCTGCGCGAGGACCTCCGGCCCCTGATGCACTTCAGCAATATCGACATCCAGTTCATCGAACCGCCCGCCAACGGGCGTGCACTCCCAGGCGAAGTGGCCCATGCCGCGCGTGCCGTTGTCCGCGGGCTGGTCCTGGCCATCGCGGAGCAACCGGATGTCCGGAGGGTCCGTGCGCAGTGGGATTGCGATGGCGAGAACCTGTTGATCAACGTGCGCGACGACGGGCTGGGCGCACTCTCACCGGATTCGCCCAGCATCGCCCGGCTGCAACAGCGGGTGCAGGCCGTTGACGGGCGGATGGCCCTTGAAGTGATGCAAGGCTGGGGCGCGGACATTTCCGTGGTGCTGCCGCTGGATCCACCGCCGGCACCCGGCAGTGACGTGGCCGTCTGGGATCTGGCACCCCGCGAGCTGGAGGTCCTGCAACTGCTCACCGCTGGGCAGCGGAACCGGAGCATCGCCGGTGCCCTGCACATCAGTGAAAACACAGTGAAGTTCCACATCCGAAATCTCTTCCGGAAACTCGACGTGCGTTCCAGGGCTGAGGCAATTGCCTTGGCGCACTCGGCGGGGCTGCGGTAA
- a CDS encoding GAF and ANTAR domain-containing protein encodes MEPNGSAEHIRSLHELVVGSSDIHAILNGVTGFASDAMSKVAGENIDCALTLRRRKRTATVAGSSARAVHLDKIEQALGQGPCLEALDAGHPVLLADVATDTSWPEYSRALAAEGIHSALGVPMDLGETSQAVINFFAPNAGTFTQAVIDEAAAFTEVTGSTLRLAIRIETVEQLNADLKTAMSSRTVIDLACGVIMAQSRCTQDEAFEFLTKASSHRNQKLHAVASDIIAHLSGSTENHLRFED; translated from the coding sequence ATGGAACCCAATGGGAGTGCCGAACACATCCGAAGCCTGCACGAGTTGGTGGTCGGCAGCTCGGATATCCATGCCATCCTCAACGGTGTGACCGGATTCGCGTCCGATGCGATGAGCAAAGTGGCTGGTGAAAATATCGACTGTGCACTCACGCTGCGCCGCCGCAAGCGCACCGCCACCGTTGCGGGCAGCAGTGCGAGGGCGGTCCATCTGGACAAGATCGAACAGGCTCTTGGGCAGGGCCCTTGCCTGGAAGCGCTGGATGCGGGCCATCCGGTCCTGCTGGCAGACGTTGCCACCGACACCAGCTGGCCGGAGTACAGCCGGGCCTTGGCTGCTGAGGGTATTCACTCCGCCTTGGGCGTGCCCATGGACCTCGGCGAAACATCCCAGGCGGTCATCAACTTCTTTGCCCCCAATGCCGGCACTTTCACGCAAGCTGTGATCGACGAAGCTGCCGCTTTTACGGAGGTCACCGGCAGTACCTTGCGTCTTGCCATCCGGATCGAAACCGTGGAGCAACTCAACGCGGACCTGAAAACAGCAATGTCTTCCAGAACTGTCATTGACCTGGCATGTGGCGTCATCATGGCCCAGAGCCGTTGCACCCAGGACGAAGCCTTCGAGTTCCTGACCAAAGCTTCCAGCCACAGGAACCAGAAACTGCATGCCGTCGCATCGGACATCATCGCGCACTTAAGTGGCAGCACCGAAAACCACTTGCGGTTCGAGGACTGA
- a CDS encoding LysR family transcriptional regulator, which yields MDVELRQLRCLVAVVDEGTFTDAAIELRMSQAAVSRNIAGLEQTLGIRLVERTTRSARLTTAGERAVAKARRILALLADLERDAGTGTGKVRIGYAWSALGEHTTEFQRRWAVAFPSTELQLVRSNTPTAGLADGSTDLAILRRLSEAAAVEHVRISAEKRYCAMASDDVLAPKRSVTLAQIAQKPVAMDLRTGSTTLELWPEDAGPPEVVPTQDVDDWLTLIGSGKARGITAESTAHQYRRRGVTYRPVRDAPPVPVYAAWSRKDPPRGREQIVELLMGLYG from the coding sequence ATGGACGTTGAGCTGAGGCAGCTTCGCTGCTTGGTGGCAGTGGTGGACGAAGGCACCTTCACCGATGCCGCCATAGAGTTGCGCATGTCCCAAGCAGCGGTGTCACGCAACATCGCAGGGTTGGAACAGACCTTGGGTATCAGGCTCGTGGAACGAACCACCAGGAGCGCCCGCCTCACCACCGCCGGCGAGCGCGCTGTGGCCAAGGCACGGCGGATCCTAGCCCTCCTGGCAGATCTGGAACGCGACGCCGGAACAGGCACGGGAAAGGTCCGGATCGGCTACGCTTGGTCGGCTTTGGGCGAGCACACCACCGAATTCCAGCGGCGATGGGCTGTCGCCTTCCCCTCCACCGAGCTCCAACTGGTCCGGTCCAACACACCTACCGCCGGCCTCGCTGACGGAAGCACCGACCTTGCCATCCTCCGCCGCCTATCTGAAGCGGCCGCCGTCGAGCATGTCCGGATCAGTGCCGAAAAACGCTACTGCGCCATGGCGTCGGATGATGTGTTGGCGCCGAAGAGGTCGGTGACACTGGCACAGATCGCGCAAAAGCCCGTGGCAATGGATCTGCGGACGGGAAGCACCACGCTGGAGCTTTGGCCTGAGGATGCCGGGCCGCCAGAAGTTGTCCCCACCCAGGACGTTGACGACTGGTTGACGCTCATCGGCAGCGGTAAAGCCCGAGGCATCACCGCGGAATCCACCGCACACCAATATCGGCGACGGGGCGTCACCTACCGCCCCGTCCGGGACGCACCACCGGTTCCTGTGTACGCGGCGTGGTCCAGGAAGGATCCGCCCCGCGGGCGGGAGCAGATTGTGGAGCTGCTGATGGGGTTGTACGGCTAA
- a CDS encoding EamA family transporter produces MIETMGVSAASPQPSRRAGGAATLVASALSNQLGAATGSLAFPVMGPVGVVAVRQLVAAIVLLPLVRPRLRELGWSQWWPILLLAVSFGAMNLGLYASIQRIGLGLAVTLEFLGPLAVALTSSRRKGSALCAVAAAAGVIAITQPQASMDFTGIGLGLIAACSWAAYILLNRTVGRRVQGIQGTAAATGVSATLFLPVAVVIFMSQPVDGFSVLCAVGAGILASVLPYVADLIALRRVPAHLFGVLMSINPVFAALIGAVALHEELAVGQWAGIGLIVAANAAVLLLGRHVKPRGSHKEKSHDAGG; encoded by the coding sequence ATGATCGAGACCATGGGAGTGAGTGCAGCCAGCCCGCAGCCGTCCAGGAGAGCCGGTGGAGCGGCCACCCTCGTCGCCAGTGCACTGTCCAATCAGCTGGGTGCCGCAACTGGCTCCCTCGCCTTCCCTGTCATGGGCCCGGTTGGCGTGGTGGCGGTTCGACAACTGGTAGCGGCCATAGTGCTGTTGCCGCTGGTCCGGCCCCGGCTGCGCGAACTGGGGTGGTCCCAGTGGTGGCCCATTCTCCTTCTCGCTGTGTCCTTCGGGGCCATGAATCTTGGCCTGTACGCGTCCATTCAAAGGATTGGCCTCGGCTTGGCGGTGACGCTGGAGTTCCTGGGGCCGCTTGCCGTGGCGCTGACCAGCTCGCGACGGAAAGGCAGTGCCCTCTGCGCAGTGGCGGCAGCTGCGGGCGTCATCGCCATAACGCAACCCCAGGCATCCATGGACTTCACGGGCATTGGGCTTGGTCTCATTGCTGCCTGCAGCTGGGCGGCCTACATTCTCCTCAACCGGACCGTCGGCCGACGCGTTCAGGGCATTCAAGGGACGGCGGCCGCAACAGGGGTGTCCGCCACGCTGTTCCTGCCCGTCGCCGTCGTGATTTTCATGAGTCAGCCTGTAGACGGGTTTTCGGTCCTGTGCGCAGTGGGTGCCGGGATTCTGGCGTCCGTGCTCCCATACGTGGCAGACCTGATCGCTCTGCGGAGGGTTCCTGCCCATCTGTTCGGCGTGCTCATGAGCATCAACCCCGTGTTTGCTGCGTTGATCGGAGCCGTCGCCCTGCACGAGGAACTTGCCGTGGGTCAATGGGCCGGCATTGGATTGATCGTCGCGGCCAACGCTGCCGTGCTGTTGCTGGGCAGACATGTGAAACCGCGTGGGAGTCACAAGGAGAAAAGCCACGACGCCGGCGGCTGA
- a CDS encoding META domain-containing protein has product MAQTQTRTVRVVSLAFVASAFLAGCAGSGTSPFVGIWGDASDAKQPSLDMKSDGSATGTDGCNRLVGSWKEDGKTVSFGGFSSTRMACQGVDTWLSNAATAKIQEDGKLAVFGQGGDQLGTLAAGK; this is encoded by the coding sequence ATGGCGCAGACCCAGACCCGCACTGTCCGCGTTGTTTCCCTGGCATTCGTAGCTTCTGCCTTCCTGGCGGGCTGCGCGGGAAGCGGCACCAGCCCGTTCGTCGGAATCTGGGGTGATGCCAGCGACGCCAAACAACCATCCCTTGACATGAAGTCCGACGGCAGTGCCACCGGAACGGATGGCTGCAACAGGCTCGTCGGCTCCTGGAAAGAGGACGGAAAAACCGTATCGTTCGGAGGTTTCTCGTCTACTCGGATGGCATGCCAAGGCGTTGACACGTGGCTCTCGAACGCTGCCACCGCCAAGATCCAGGAAGACGGAAAACTGGCTGTTTTCGGCCAAGGCGGGGATCAGCTCGGCACACTCGCTGCCGGCAAGTAG
- the glsA gene encoding glutaminase A yields the protein MLDLRGEGVEQAVSTGTLPGWQQVDSLVAASHERNRACSEGAVADYIPALAQTDPELFGVCVVEVDGGVHVAGDSDVKFSIQSISKAFVYALVCEAFGHAAVAELVGVNNTGLAFNSVMAIELNNGHPMNPMVNAGALATTALMPGRTPDEQWAAIHSGLSAFAGGDLVLDEEVYASEAATNTRNSAIARLLESYGRMGRDPLDVVDVYTRQCSLLVSARDLAIMGATLADGGVNPVTGKRVVSADVCRDTLAVLAANGLYERSGEWLFEIGLPGKSGVSGGLLTVSPGKAGIGAFSPRLDTAGNSVRGQQATAYLSRVLGLNIFASQAHVPDEKSTIVP from the coding sequence GTGTTGGATTTACGTGGTGAGGGTGTGGAACAGGCCGTTTCTACGGGAACTTTGCCCGGTTGGCAGCAAGTTGATTCGCTGGTGGCCGCGTCGCATGAGCGGAACCGTGCATGCAGCGAAGGCGCGGTGGCGGACTACATTCCTGCCCTTGCCCAGACCGATCCGGAGCTTTTCGGTGTCTGCGTGGTTGAGGTGGACGGCGGAGTGCATGTGGCCGGTGACTCTGATGTGAAGTTCTCCATCCAGTCCATCTCCAAAGCGTTCGTCTACGCACTGGTGTGTGAAGCGTTCGGGCACGCTGCCGTAGCTGAGCTGGTGGGGGTGAACAACACCGGTTTGGCGTTCAACTCGGTGATGGCGATCGAACTCAACAATGGTCATCCCATGAACCCCATGGTCAACGCCGGGGCCTTGGCCACCACCGCGCTGATGCCCGGCAGGACGCCGGATGAGCAGTGGGCCGCCATCCATTCGGGGTTGTCCGCTTTCGCGGGCGGCGACCTGGTGCTGGATGAAGAGGTCTACGCGTCCGAGGCCGCCACGAACACCCGCAACAGTGCCATTGCCCGCCTCCTGGAGAGCTACGGCAGGATGGGGCGTGATCCATTGGACGTGGTGGATGTCTACACCAGGCAGTGCTCCCTGCTGGTCAGTGCCCGCGATCTCGCCATCATGGGCGCCACACTTGCAGACGGCGGGGTCAACCCGGTGACGGGCAAACGCGTAGTCTCGGCGGACGTATGCCGGGATACCTTGGCGGTTCTTGCAGCCAATGGACTGTACGAGCGGTCAGGGGAGTGGTTGTTCGAAATCGGACTCCCCGGCAAGTCAGGGGTGTCCGGTGGCCTGCTGACGGTCTCACCCGGTAAGGCCGGAATTGGAGCCTTCTCGCCACGGCTGGACACCGCGGGAAACAGCGTGCGCGGCCAGCAGGCCACTGCGTATCTCTCCCGCGTCCTCGGTCTGAACATCTTCGCTTCACAAGCGCACGTACCGGACGAAAAATCCACGATTGTCCCCTAG
- a CDS encoding DUF6855 family protein, with amino-acid sequence MAAGTKDDPWQLTTPPGSSDYTMYKDEAADPPTLVCRVGSTTLLYQLRGIEDLHAWLLEQGDWVPLGAADEGKDAAPGTVEAWGRSADNPVGGWYGLRKGYRGRFGMYMPPLLEALGLAELTHEKRNNSMRATGT; translated from the coding sequence ATGGCCGCAGGTACCAAAGACGATCCGTGGCAGCTCACCACTCCGCCGGGATCCTCCGACTACACCATGTATAAGGACGAGGCCGCTGATCCCCCGACTCTGGTTTGCCGCGTGGGATCCACCACGTTGCTCTACCAACTCCGCGGAATCGAGGACCTCCACGCCTGGCTGCTGGAGCAAGGCGATTGGGTACCTCTTGGCGCCGCCGACGAGGGCAAAGACGCCGCTCCTGGAACCGTCGAAGCGTGGGGCCGGAGCGCCGACAATCCCGTGGGTGGCTGGTACGGACTTCGCAAGGGCTACCGTGGCCGGTTCGGAATGTACATGCCTCCTCTGCTGGAGGCCCTCGGTTTGGCTGAACTGACGCATGAGAAGCGGAACAACAGCATGCGGGCCACTGGAACGTAG
- a CDS encoding MFS transporter, whose amino-acid sequence MAALRALRPFAHREFRVLISALSISIFGSGMWAVAMVYEVIHLGGGPLELSLVATAASLGLVGFVLAGGIAADRLPQRLLIIAVEGANLAVIATITALAMLDVLQLWHLAIGAFVLGVGQAFFFPAYSAILPRILPADDLLAANGLEGTVRPVLQQAAGPALAGILVAALSPAHAVAGVAVCHLLAFGIVNFLSRQTLGVDAVGTDGTPAKSSLFKDLAEGFSYTIRTPWLLWTLIWACLSVLFLIGPIEVLLPFVVQDQLGGDSRMFGFLLAIMGVGSAIAALATASLRLPRRYLTVMVLTWGLGSLPVAAIGFMNSFWMLGAAMLIFGVTEGIGTVIWGTLLQRRVPRHLLGRISSLDFFVSLALMPVSMALAGPIAEVVPIWLIFFVGGLACPIMAFVALFVARMMTDEIQNPLTSGASDAETADTQPDAV is encoded by the coding sequence ATGGCTGCGTTAAGAGCGCTGCGTCCGTTTGCGCACCGGGAATTCCGGGTGCTGATTTCCGCGCTGTCCATTTCCATTTTTGGATCGGGCATGTGGGCAGTGGCGATGGTCTATGAAGTGATCCACCTCGGCGGCGGCCCGTTGGAACTGTCACTGGTGGCCACTGCTGCCAGCCTGGGCCTGGTGGGTTTCGTGCTGGCCGGAGGCATTGCGGCCGACAGACTCCCTCAACGGCTCCTGATCATTGCGGTGGAAGGCGCCAACCTGGCAGTCATCGCGACCATCACGGCGCTGGCCATGCTTGACGTCCTTCAGCTGTGGCACTTGGCCATCGGTGCTTTCGTCCTGGGGGTGGGGCAGGCGTTCTTCTTCCCTGCGTACTCGGCAATCCTGCCGCGTATCCTGCCTGCCGACGACCTCCTGGCCGCCAATGGATTGGAGGGCACCGTGCGGCCGGTCCTGCAACAGGCAGCGGGCCCGGCACTTGCCGGAATCCTGGTGGCAGCACTGTCACCGGCACACGCTGTGGCGGGTGTTGCCGTATGTCATTTGCTGGCATTCGGAATCGTGAACTTCCTGAGCCGGCAAACTCTGGGGGTGGACGCGGTTGGTACCGATGGGACACCAGCGAAGTCGTCCCTCTTCAAGGACCTCGCGGAAGGGTTCAGCTACACCATCCGCACCCCTTGGCTGCTGTGGACCCTGATCTGGGCCTGCCTGTCCGTGCTGTTCCTCATCGGGCCCATCGAGGTCCTGCTGCCGTTCGTGGTCCAGGACCAACTGGGCGGCGACTCGAGGATGTTCGGGTTCCTGCTGGCCATCATGGGCGTAGGAAGCGCCATCGCCGCCCTGGCAACGGCATCCCTTCGTCTCCCCCGCCGCTACCTCACAGTCATGGTGCTGACGTGGGGCCTCGGCAGCCTGCCCGTGGCGGCCATTGGATTCATGAACAGCTTTTGGATGCTCGGCGCTGCCATGCTGATCTTCGGAGTCACCGAGGGGATCGGCACCGTCATCTGGGGAACGTTGCTGCAGCGGCGCGTGCCACGGCATCTGCTGGGCCGGATTTCCAGCCTTGACTTCTTTGTTTCCTTGGCCCTGATGCCCGTCTCCATGGCCCTCGCCGGCCCCATCGCGGAGGTGGTTCCGATCTGGCTGATCTTTTTCGTCGGCGGGTTGGCGTGCCCCATCATGGCTTTTGTTGCCCTCTTCGTGGCACGCATGATGACGGATGAGATCCAGAATCCCTTGACCTCGGGTGCCTCCGATGCTGAGACTGCAGACACTCAGCCCGACGCTGTGTAG
- a CDS encoding LamB/YcsF family protein, giving the protein MDLNADLGESFGSWSMGDDATMFRIVSSANVACGFHAGDPLTMLDSCRAAFELDVRVGAHVGYRDLAGFGRRSLDMTFDELFGDVLYQLGALDGMAHAVGASVDYVKPHGALYNRIVRDAEQAEAVVAAVHAYDPGLPVLGLPGSEWLKLAEESGHPVFREAFVDRAYLPDGTLVPRTQDGAVLHDPAAVVAQAVRLATRKEILAIDGTVVPVVADSLCIHGDTPGAVTMAAAVREGLEQAGVQIEAFA; this is encoded by the coding sequence GTGGACCTGAACGCTGATCTCGGGGAGTCTTTCGGCTCCTGGTCCATGGGTGACGACGCCACGATGTTCCGTATCGTGAGCAGTGCCAACGTGGCCTGTGGCTTCCACGCCGGTGATCCCCTCACCATGTTGGACAGCTGCCGGGCGGCGTTTGAACTGGATGTCCGCGTAGGAGCGCATGTGGGCTACCGGGACTTGGCGGGCTTCGGCCGGCGTTCCCTGGACATGACCTTCGACGAACTCTTCGGCGACGTTCTGTATCAACTCGGCGCCCTCGATGGGATGGCCCACGCTGTGGGAGCGTCGGTGGATTACGTGAAGCCGCATGGCGCGCTCTACAACCGGATTGTCCGTGATGCCGAGCAGGCCGAGGCCGTAGTCGCGGCCGTCCACGCCTACGATCCCGGGCTGCCCGTGCTTGGCTTGCCGGGCTCCGAATGGCTGAAGCTCGCAGAAGAATCCGGTCATCCAGTATTCCGCGAGGCGTTCGTGGACCGTGCCTACCTTCCGGACGGCACACTTGTACCCCGTACCCAGGACGGCGCAGTGCTGCATGACCCCGCTGCTGTGGTGGCTCAGGCCGTGAGGCTGGCAACGCGCAAGGAAATCCTGGCCATCGACGGAACTGTCGTCCCTGTAGTGGCTGATTCCTTGTGCATTCACGGAGACACGCCGGGGGCTGTCACCATGGCCGCTGCTGTCCGGGAAGGTCTTGAGCAGGCCGGAGTGCAGATTGAGGCGTTCGCGTAG
- a CDS encoding biotin-dependent carboxyltransferase family protein gives MSAVVVVPGTLTLALKPDQALDRRSLHLANALLGNPEHAAGLEVLVGGLKLRFVTGSAVAVTGAEGVVTLNGSEFPLNKAVRVAPGAVLDFGPALFGIRYYVGVQGGVSAPPGEALSTGASVTFGKPHGQGVPEVTHPARRALDPERPVVARVSRMPEGPDDPQARNIDAGTWLRLTTEPWTLSPKSDRVGARLLGRPLEVGQTPQAAETQAAHPQPLALGAVVLPPSGLPVIALAGRPAAAKSPVIAVVRDEDLDLIGQARPGQMVHLLG, from the coding sequence ATGAGTGCAGTGGTGGTGGTCCCCGGAACGCTGACGCTTGCCCTCAAGCCCGATCAAGCCCTGGATCGGAGGTCCCTGCACCTGGCCAACGCCTTGCTGGGAAATCCTGAACATGCGGCTGGACTCGAGGTGCTGGTGGGCGGCCTGAAGCTGAGATTCGTGACCGGTTCGGCTGTGGCTGTCACCGGCGCCGAGGGTGTGGTGACGCTCAACGGCTCAGAATTTCCGCTGAACAAAGCGGTCAGGGTAGCTCCCGGAGCAGTGTTGGACTTCGGCCCGGCGTTGTTTGGGATCCGTTATTACGTAGGGGTCCAAGGTGGTGTGTCGGCGCCGCCCGGCGAAGCGCTGTCCACCGGTGCGTCCGTAACGTTCGGAAAGCCACACGGCCAAGGTGTCCCTGAGGTCACCCACCCCGCCCGGCGGGCACTGGATCCCGAGAGACCGGTAGTTGCCAGGGTTTCACGTATGCCAGAGGGGCCGGACGACCCGCAGGCCCGGAATATCGACGCCGGCACGTGGCTTCGGTTGACCACGGAACCGTGGACTCTCTCGCCGAAATCGGACCGCGTGGGTGCGCGATTGCTGGGTCGGCCGCTTGAGGTTGGACAAACGCCTCAAGCTGCCGAAACCCAAGCAGCCCATCCTCAACCGCTGGCCTTGGGCGCAGTGGTGCTGCCGCCGTCGGGCCTTCCCGTCATTGCGTTGGCCGGTCGTCCGGCAGCGGCCAAATCGCCGGTGATTGCCGTGGTGCGCGACGAAGACCTGGACCTGATCGGCCAAGCAAGGCCAGGGCAGATGGTGCACTTGCTCGGCTGA
- a CDS encoding MBL fold metallo-hydrolase has product MLTRVAEGVLVHESEFIQSNCTVVQGRDGVLLIDPGITVNEMAAIADDLRELGQPVVAGFSTHPDWDHVLWHPDFGNPPRYGTARCAASIQSVLAAADWKEQVAEGLPPEHAEEIPMELLGLISGLPADTVRIPWEGPTVRILEHQAHAPGHAALLIEGTGVLVAGDMLSDILMPFLDLEAADPLNDYLQALRLFDSVAGDVVAVVPGHGSVGQAGQLRERIALDRAYVQALKDDREAEDPRVGPSAPLEWLADVHGWQVQRLAEKRRG; this is encoded by the coding sequence ATGCTGACTCGCGTCGCGGAGGGCGTTCTGGTTCACGAGAGCGAATTCATCCAGAGCAACTGCACGGTGGTGCAGGGTCGGGACGGTGTCCTGCTGATCGATCCCGGCATTACGGTCAACGAAATGGCCGCCATCGCGGACGACCTCCGCGAGTTGGGCCAGCCTGTGGTGGCGGGATTCTCCACCCACCCAGATTGGGATCACGTGCTCTGGCACCCGGACTTCGGCAACCCGCCCCGCTACGGCACGGCGCGCTGCGCGGCCTCCATCCAGTCGGTCCTGGCCGCTGCTGACTGGAAGGAACAGGTAGCCGAAGGGTTGCCTCCGGAGCATGCCGAGGAGATCCCGATGGAGCTGCTCGGCCTCATTTCGGGGCTGCCTGCCGACACTGTAAGGATCCCGTGGGAAGGACCCACCGTCCGCATTCTGGAGCATCAAGCCCACGCCCCTGGCCACGCAGCGCTCCTGATCGAGGGGACCGGTGTCCTGGTAGCCGGCGACATGCTGTCCGACATCCTGATGCCGTTCCTCGACCTCGAGGCAGCAGATCCCCTCAATGACTACCTTCAAGCGTTGCGGCTCTTCGATTCCGTGGCCGGCGATGTTGTTGCCGTCGTCCCGGGCCACGGCTCAGTGGGCCAGGCTGGGCAGTTGCGGGAACGCATTGCTCTGGATCGCGCCTACGTGCAGGCGCTGAAAGATGACCGTGAGGCCGAAGACCCGAGGGTTGGCCCGTCCGCTCCGTTGGAGTGGCTGGCCGACGTCCATGGGTGGCAGGTGCAGCGACTGGCCGAAAAACGGCGGGGCTGA